CTTTGCTTAAAACATCCAAATATGTTCATTTAGCCACAGCTTCTAAAGACTGCATTCCTAATGtttcattgatgaactACACATATGTGCTTCCTCATAAAGCCTTTCATGAAGAAGGCTCCAATAGTCATTATGTTATCTTTGCCACATCAAAGTCTACTCAAAAGTATAAGAATATTATTGCTAACCCATCTGTATCTCTTTTGATCCATGACTGGGTCACAGCAAAAAAACTATCTCTGAGGAAAACAAGTGTATCCAATACTCCAGTGCCAGATTCTAATGATTCTGAAGAACAACCAAGTAGGTTGCTCAACCTTTTGCAAGAGTTGAATCAATCTGAACTATCACAAATGTCAGCCACGCTATCAGGTACAGCGACAGTTATTGATCCATCATCTGAAGAATCCGACTACTATGAAAAGCAACTACTAAGAGTGAATCCAGATGCTAATTGTTATATCAAAGGTGATGACAACGTGATCATCAAGGTTAAGATATTGGATGCAAAGATATCTGATAGCGAAAACAGAACAAGCTACTATACCTGAAGGATTATTAATCAGGGTTATTTCGTGTTCTAATGCTAAAATCAGCTAGGATTATGACTCAGTTACGTTCTATGTATATGATTATTTATCTATATTGCCCATGAAAGCATTTTGAAACATCATTACTATTATCTTTTAATTGCTGCTGGAATTCGAACTAATTTCCCTCTTGACCAAAGTCTTTGGTGAACTCTTCCTGTTTGTgtatatcttcttcattaacTGTTGGTCTTGACGTTTGTATAGCCTTTAGGAAATCTTTTACAGTTAAATCAGGCTCCTGAAGTTCATCAGCATCAATATCTGTCCATGACATTTCAATGGCTTCTGGATCGCCTGGCGAACATGGTGTTAGCTTCCGTACGTCTGGATCATCCGAcgaattcttgaaatgtGTTGCcatttgaatctttctgACAGGTTCCATTAATGCGTCCTTGACAACCACGGCAATATCGGATCCTGAATAACCATCTGTCATCTCCCCTAGAGATCTgtaatcttcttttgttaaTTTACATGGTGTATCACCAACGTTCAACTCAAACATTTTTGTTCTGCTCGCAAGGTCAGGTAGGGGAATATATATTCTTCTctcaaatcttcttctaataGCACTATCCAACTGCCATGGGATATTAGTTGCTCCTAGAACTAAGACTCCACTGGAATCATTACCTACAC
The genomic region above belongs to Kluyveromyces lactis strain NRRL Y-1140 chromosome B complete sequence and contains:
- a CDS encoding pyridoxal 5'-phosphate synthase (similar to uniprot|Q06608 Saccharomyces cerevisiae YPR172W Protein of unknown function transcriptionally activated by Yrm1p along with genes involved in multidrug resistance), yielding MSTTVDLPEHLVSLLKTSKYVHLATASKDCIPNVSLMNYTYVLPHKAFHEEGSNSHYVIFATSKSTQKYKNIIANPSVSLLIHDWVTAKKLSLRKTSVSNTPVPDSNDSEEQPSRLLNLLQELNQSELSQMSATLSGTATVIDPSSEESDYYEKQLLRVNPDANCYIKGDDNVIIKVKILDAKISDSENRTSYYT